One Candidatus Epulonipiscium sp. genomic region harbors:
- the rplM gene encoding 50S ribosomal protein L13, protein MNTTYMAKAETVERKWYVVDATDMTLGRLASEVAKILRGKHKPTYTPHVDTGDHVIIINAKDVKLTGKKLDQKYYRYHTGHPGGLKEVKYRDLMATKPEKVLYQAVKGMLPKNSLGRQMLTKLRVYRDAQHNHEAQKPEVLEIKF, encoded by the coding sequence ATGAATACAACATATATGGCGAAAGCCGAAACAGTTGAAAGAAAATGGTATGTTGTTGATGCAACAGACATGACATTGGGACGCTTAGCTTCCGAAGTTGCAAAAATTCTTCGTGGAAAGCATAAACCAACTTATACACCCCATGTGGATACGGGAGATCATGTTATCATCATCAATGCAAAAGACGTTAAATTAACAGGTAAAAAATTAGATCAGAAATATTATAGATACCACACAGGACATCCTGGTGGCCTAAAAGAAGTAAAATACAGAGATTTAATGGCGACAAAACCTGAAAAGGTGCTTTATCAGGCAGTAAAAGGAATGCTTCCAAAGAATAGCTTAGGAAGACAAATGCTTACAAAACTTCGTGTTTATAGAGATGCACAGCACAATCATGAAGCTCAAAAGCCAGAAGTATTAGAAATTAAATTTTAA
- the rpsI gene encoding 30S ribosomal protein S9, giving the protein MAEVRYYGTGRRKKSIARVYLVPGNGNFKINKRDINEYFGLETLKVIAKQPLVLTDTLSRFDVLVTVRGGGYTGQAGAIRHGVSRALLQADAELRPALKKAGFLTRDPRMKERKKYGLKAARRAPQFSKR; this is encoded by the coding sequence ATGGCTGAAGTAAGATATTATGGAACAGGTAGAAGAAAAAAATCAATTGCAAGAGTATACCTGGTACCTGGAAATGGAAACTTTAAAATAAATAAAAGAGATATCAACGAATATTTTGGATTAGAAACTCTAAAGGTTATTGCAAAACAACCTTTAGTATTAACAGATACATTAAGCAGATTCGACGTACTAGTAACCGTGCGTGGTGGAGGATACACAGGGCAAGCAGGTGCAATCCGTCACGGGGTATCAAGAGCACTTCTTCAAGCAGATGCTGAACTTAGACCAGCTCTTAAAAAAGCAGGTTTCTTAACAAGGGATCCAAGAATGAAAGAAAGAAAGAAATATGGACTCAAAGCAGCAAGAAGAGCTCCACAATTCTCAAAGAGATAA